From one Misgurnus anguillicaudatus chromosome 2, ASM2758022v2, whole genome shotgun sequence genomic stretch:
- the miga1 gene encoding mitoguardin 1 isoform X1 — protein MTEDMTHMTVKVAALRFVDLPLSVYCSLPQVTLSAGTKKLFAATAFGAVSLIFLARRFRRRKGKKKAGSPVEQEKFELLTSIPLTKEIASSAQNLPVNSSSNVQFNDLYSKFSGSLHSLASVRSRHSSSSCTCANSSGCWDEEGNDGDVCNLLSIPVTSPENLYLMGMELFEEALQRWEQALTFRSRQAEDEASCAAVKLGAGDAIAEESMENIISTDFIHKLESLLQRAYRLQEEFEGTLGMTDPSTHPTNADKQSVKEDLEDICLRDSISIASTDSFVSAAELTEQREMRSVYALGSLCHYPFYEEALQMAEEGRISCRVLRTEMLECLGDTDFLAKLHCIRQACEVILCERATRAFLADTGKKILSSIIVKARKSPKRFEEVFEEMICFLEQSDHWENTEIELSARGVKHLNFYDIVLDFILMDSFEDLENPPISIQNVVNNRWLNNSFKETAVASSCWSVLKQKRQHIKVQDGFIAHFYAVCEHISPVLAWGFLGPKSSLHDYCCFFKEQVLFFLKDIFDLDKVRYSSLDTLAEDILHLLHRRSELLLAYLGVDSLHHLNGCVGTPLHLVPSALLETQVQVVT, from the exons ATGACGGAGGACATGACGCACATGACCGTAAAGGTGGCGGCACTGCGTTTTGTGGACCTGCCTCTGTCGGTCTATTGCTCTCTCCCACAG GTGACGCTAAGCGCAGGCACTAAGAAGCTGTTTGCAGCTACTGCGTTCGGTGCTGTCTCCCTTATCTTCCTCGCTCGCCGCTTCAGGAGGAGGAAGGGCAAGAAAAAAGCTGGTTCGCCTGTAGAGCAGGAGAAGTTTGAGTTACTCACCAGTATTCCGCTGACTAAAG AGATTGCTAGCAGTGCTCAAAATCTGCCTGTGAACTCCTCTTCTAATGTGCAGTTCAATGACCTGTACAGCAAGTTCTCAGGCTCCCTGCACAGTCTGGCCTCG GTGAGGAGCAGACACTCCTCCAGCAGTTGCACGTGTGCTAACAGCTCCGGCTGCTGGGATGAGGAAGGAAATGATGGTGATGTCTGTAACCTGCTCAGCATCCCTGTCACCAGTCCAGAGAATCTCTACCTGATGG GGATGGAGCTCTTCGAGGAGGCCCTGCAGCGCTGGGAGCAGGCATTAACCTTCCGAAGCCGGCAAGCTGAGGACGAGGCCAGCTGTGCTGCAGTTAAACTGGGAGCTGGAGATGCCATCGCAGAAGAAAGCATGGAG AACATCATCAGTACAGATTTCATTCATAAGCTGGAGTCTCTGCTACAGAGAGCCTATCGGCTACAGGAGGAATTCGAGGGAACCCTGGGAATGACCGATCCTTCAACACATCCTACTAATG CAGATAAACAATCTGTGAAAGAGGACCTTGAAGACATCTGTCTCAGAGACTCGATCAGTATCGCCTCCACAGATTCCTTTGTGTCGGCCGCAGAG TTAACTGAACAAAGAGAAATGAGGAGTGTGTATGCCCTGGGGTCATTGTGTCATTATCCCTTCTATGAGGAGGCGCTACAGATGGCTGAAGAGGGAAGGATCTCCTGTCGGGTTCTGCG AACTGAGATGCTTGAATGTCTTGGAGACACCGATTTCCTGGCAAAGCTGCATTGTATACGACAGGCTTGTGAG GTCATTTTATGCGAACGGGCAACTAGGGCATTTTTGGCTGACACGGGAAAGAAAATATTATCTTCAATAATTGTCAAAGCAAGGAAG AGCCCAAAAAGATTTGAGGAGGTCTTTGAAGAAATGATCTGCTTCCTCGAGCAATCGGATCACTGGGAGAACACCGAAATTGAGCTTTCGGCAAGAGGG GTGAAGCATTTAAACTTCTATGACATTGTTCTTGACTTCATCCTAATGGACTCATTTGAGGATCTGGAGAATCCACCGATCTCCATCCAGAATGTGGTCAACAATCGCTGGCTCAACAACTCCTTCAAAGAGACA GCTGTTGCATCAAGTTGTTGGTCCGTTCTAAAGCAGAAGAGGCAACATATAAAG GTGCAAGATGGGTTTATTGCTCATTTCTATGCAGTATGTGAACACATTAGTCCCGTTTTGGCTTGGGGTTTCCTGGGCCCCAAAAGCTCCCTGCATGATTATTGCTGCTTCTTCAAG GAGCAGGTGCTGTTCTTCCTAAAGGACATCTTTGACCTGGATAAAGTACGTTACTCCAGTCTGGATACTCTTGCCGAGGACATCCTGCACCTGTTGCACAGACGCTCTGAGCTTCTCCTCGCCTACCTGGGTGTCGACTCACTTCATCACTTAAACGGCTGCGTTGGCACACCATTGCACTTGGTTCCTAGTGCTTTGCTGGAGACCCAGGTCCAGGTGGTAACCTGA
- the miga1 gene encoding mitoguardin 1 isoform X2, which produces MTEDMTHMTVKVAALRFVDLPLSVYCSLPQVTLSAGTKKLFAATAFGAVSLIFLARRFRRRKGKKKAGSPVEQEKFELLTSIPLTKEIASSAQNLPVNSSSNVQFNDLYSKFSGSLHSLASVRSRHSSSSCTCANSSGCWDEEGNDGDVCNLLSIPVTSPENLYLMGMELFEEALQRWEQALTFRSRQAEDEASCAAVKLGAGDAIAEESMENIISTDFIHKLESLLQRAYRLQEEFEGTLGMTDPSTHPTNDKQSVKEDLEDICLRDSISIASTDSFVSAAELTEQREMRSVYALGSLCHYPFYEEALQMAEEGRISCRVLRTEMLECLGDTDFLAKLHCIRQACEVILCERATRAFLADTGKKILSSIIVKARKSPKRFEEVFEEMICFLEQSDHWENTEIELSARGVKHLNFYDIVLDFILMDSFEDLENPPISIQNVVNNRWLNNSFKETAVASSCWSVLKQKRQHIKVQDGFIAHFYAVCEHISPVLAWGFLGPKSSLHDYCCFFKEQVLFFLKDIFDLDKVRYSSLDTLAEDILHLLHRRSELLLAYLGVDSLHHLNGCVGTPLHLVPSALLETQVQVVT; this is translated from the exons ATGACGGAGGACATGACGCACATGACCGTAAAGGTGGCGGCACTGCGTTTTGTGGACCTGCCTCTGTCGGTCTATTGCTCTCTCCCACAG GTGACGCTAAGCGCAGGCACTAAGAAGCTGTTTGCAGCTACTGCGTTCGGTGCTGTCTCCCTTATCTTCCTCGCTCGCCGCTTCAGGAGGAGGAAGGGCAAGAAAAAAGCTGGTTCGCCTGTAGAGCAGGAGAAGTTTGAGTTACTCACCAGTATTCCGCTGACTAAAG AGATTGCTAGCAGTGCTCAAAATCTGCCTGTGAACTCCTCTTCTAATGTGCAGTTCAATGACCTGTACAGCAAGTTCTCAGGCTCCCTGCACAGTCTGGCCTCG GTGAGGAGCAGACACTCCTCCAGCAGTTGCACGTGTGCTAACAGCTCCGGCTGCTGGGATGAGGAAGGAAATGATGGTGATGTCTGTAACCTGCTCAGCATCCCTGTCACCAGTCCAGAGAATCTCTACCTGATGG GGATGGAGCTCTTCGAGGAGGCCCTGCAGCGCTGGGAGCAGGCATTAACCTTCCGAAGCCGGCAAGCTGAGGACGAGGCCAGCTGTGCTGCAGTTAAACTGGGAGCTGGAGATGCCATCGCAGAAGAAAGCATGGAG AACATCATCAGTACAGATTTCATTCATAAGCTGGAGTCTCTGCTACAGAGAGCCTATCGGCTACAGGAGGAATTCGAGGGAACCCTGGGAATGACCGATCCTTCAACACATCCTACTAATG ATAAACAATCTGTGAAAGAGGACCTTGAAGACATCTGTCTCAGAGACTCGATCAGTATCGCCTCCACAGATTCCTTTGTGTCGGCCGCAGAG TTAACTGAACAAAGAGAAATGAGGAGTGTGTATGCCCTGGGGTCATTGTGTCATTATCCCTTCTATGAGGAGGCGCTACAGATGGCTGAAGAGGGAAGGATCTCCTGTCGGGTTCTGCG AACTGAGATGCTTGAATGTCTTGGAGACACCGATTTCCTGGCAAAGCTGCATTGTATACGACAGGCTTGTGAG GTCATTTTATGCGAACGGGCAACTAGGGCATTTTTGGCTGACACGGGAAAGAAAATATTATCTTCAATAATTGTCAAAGCAAGGAAG AGCCCAAAAAGATTTGAGGAGGTCTTTGAAGAAATGATCTGCTTCCTCGAGCAATCGGATCACTGGGAGAACACCGAAATTGAGCTTTCGGCAAGAGGG GTGAAGCATTTAAACTTCTATGACATTGTTCTTGACTTCATCCTAATGGACTCATTTGAGGATCTGGAGAATCCACCGATCTCCATCCAGAATGTGGTCAACAATCGCTGGCTCAACAACTCCTTCAAAGAGACA GCTGTTGCATCAAGTTGTTGGTCCGTTCTAAAGCAGAAGAGGCAACATATAAAG GTGCAAGATGGGTTTATTGCTCATTTCTATGCAGTATGTGAACACATTAGTCCCGTTTTGGCTTGGGGTTTCCTGGGCCCCAAAAGCTCCCTGCATGATTATTGCTGCTTCTTCAAG GAGCAGGTGCTGTTCTTCCTAAAGGACATCTTTGACCTGGATAAAGTACGTTACTCCAGTCTGGATACTCTTGCCGAGGACATCCTGCACCTGTTGCACAGACGCTCTGAGCTTCTCCTCGCCTACCTGGGTGTCGACTCACTTCATCACTTAAACGGCTGCGTTGGCACACCATTGCACTTGGTTCCTAGTGCTTTGCTGGAGACCCAGGTCCAGGTGGTAACCTGA